Genomic window (Amaranthus tricolor cultivar Red isolate AtriRed21 chromosome 7, ASM2621246v1, whole genome shotgun sequence):
CTGTACAAATGACTATATACAGTGGGGATGAACACGAGACATCTGGACAAGCAAATCACGGAACAAAGAATGCCAATTCATGTCTCGAACTAAATTCATATGACCCGCATGCTGAAATCTTGCATAATGATATTGGAAGTCAAAAACTCGTTTTGCAAGCTGAATCCCTCCAGCTGAATGAAGACACGAGTCATAAGTTGTAGAGATTTTGAACACCAATACAGTGAGAATCGATCTAAAGGCTCTCTTTTACCTACCTTCCAGGAGAATATGACTTACAAAAAGAAGTAAACATGTCAAGCGGACTTAAGACATGTCAAGCAAACGGGTTTCCCCCGAAAGAAGCAGCAGGTCCATGTGCTGGAACATTCCTACAAGATGGTTCAATATTTTATTGCTATAGGTAGTAAATTGGAAAGATAATGACTATACAAGATACTACAAGAATTTCTATACAGCTATTAGACATATGCCAGGGTAAACAAATTAGTTGGTATCATTATTACTTGAACTATCTATCTAGTGTCGGCCTCTTGACAATTATATTGTACAAAGGGTTACGATTATGCTCTGAGACACTATGAGTCTGACTCACATCCAATGAAACCAGCGGTTACATACTACATGCGATCCCATATCCAAGTGAGCTATGAGCTATGAGCTATGAGCTATGACTGGCACTTCTCAAGATCTAAAAGCAAACAATCCCAAACAAAGCCCCATGATAAACATTAATTCCACAAACCAAAAGAGACCTAATGACTCTAAGAGATCCCCTGTAACTCTCCAACCACAAAACTCACAAGATCTCCATGGAAGCAGAACACAATATcacccccctccccccccccccccccctttacgtatacaaatatacatgtacacacactaaaaaaaacaaattaaaaacataaactAGCTTTGGACAGACTCTAGTACTCAGTCAAAgtcaattcaaaaaataaaacaaagtcTACATAAGCAAGTCAACTAAAACAGTTTCAGGTTGCAATAGTTTGACTCTTTGAAGCTCAAGAAGTTTGGGCTCAGACAATTCGACTTTGCAGCTAGACCGAAAGAAGCCTAATCATAGTCTTTGGAACTTCTTTGTTTATTGGAAGTTAGCCGTATTgccaataaaagaaaataacaattCTAGCATCAAACAACCCCTAATAAGCATtgaaatgcaaaaaaaaaaaaaaaaaaaaaaaaaaaaaaaaaaaaaagcaacaaaATATAAACACTTCATGTATTAAATAAGGACTAACATCCTGGCGTCGATTATTCGTAACAAAATAGTAAACTACAACAGCAATCAAGAGAAGCATAAGTATAATCCATTTTTGTTCTTTCATTTCAGATAAAACCCCCTTAAAGTATCAACTAATAGAGGAGTGATATTAGACaagccttttttttctttttttgttcccAAATAGGAAATATTGGATCCAATTCGGATATTAATATTCTAGGGATTACCatatataacataaaatttCTCCGCCAATTCCTTCTAGTCGAGCTTCCCGATCCGTCATTATACCTCGAGAGGTAGAAAGAATTGCAATCCCCATTCCACCTAAAATTCTAGGAATTCGTTGATAGTTAGAATAGATTCGTAGACCAGGTCAACTGATCCTTTTTAAATAGAAAGTATTTCTATAAGCCCCTTTCTTATTTCTTCATTTAGGAAACAGGTCAGGCAGGGAAAGCAAGTTTATCATCATTGGCTGAAGAGTATACTGAGAAGAGATAGAGACAAACTCAATATGACATTTactttttcaaataaattagACATTAAGTCATAACACTTGAAAagtaaacaaataataaaataaaataataagaaaatctTACTGCAGCTGAGAGCTTGGCACTTGTGCCATCATGTATGGTAGCCCACCTGTTGAAACCACTACATTAGATTCCAACTAATATACATAAGACACATAAACAAAAACAAGACAAAAATTTACCAGGAGAAGGCACATGATTTGGTGGAAACCATGGCTCATTCATTCCATCAATATATGAGGATGGTGGAGGTGTGCTGGGGAGTGCAGCTTGCAACGTACTCATGTCCAAAAACTACAATAAATGATAGATTACAAATCATTGACAAAATCAAGTACAGCCATCTAGCTTGGTCAAAACTCATGAACAACTCATAAACATGCTTGGTCAATACTCATAAACAAGAATGTCAATGAACCAATACACTCATGAACAACTCATAACTTACAAATCATCTGGATAATCCTAAAAAACAGAAGTCCCCAAATGGGTAACAGTATCCACAAAAATGTCAATGAACCAATACACTCATGAACAACTCATAAACAAGCTTGGTCAAAACTCGATCAATACTCGTTCGCCAAATAAACAAATGAGTTTGAACAAAATTTTGAGCCTCAATAAGTAAATAAGTCCAGCTCGAATAACTTGGTGTTCCGCTCTCTTATACTCACGAACGACTCGTTTGTTCTTACTAAGCTTGTTCTAACTTTTCAAAACTCAATAATGACTTTTCACggtttataattattttacaataaaatataGTGTGTTCCGTCACTAGTAAAGTAATAGAGAATTGGCATTGATCAAGCTCATTGTAAACTAAAACAAGCAACAATTATTAAAATCTTATTAGGATTTGTAAATTTGAAGACATTATGAATAAAATGTTAATCAGACTAGAGCACAATTACATTAGAATAGAACATGAGCTCATATATGAACAAGCTGAATTtgaacagataagaaaaatgaGTTGATTAAAGCTTTGGTTATGCAGCTCGAAATTGATTAGTTCATACCAACGCTAACTTGAACAAAGTAATACCAAGCTAAATTCAGCTCATTGAGATCATGTACACTTTAGCAAGAAGTGATGAATTTAGAGATAAGCTACAGACTGATAAGCAAGATAGATAGTTTTACAGAAATTTCAAGTGATCTGTAGTCtagaatccaaaataaaattttcacaacATACTTTTAGAATGCCTTTTATATGCAACACTTCCCTTTCATTCTAACATACTCACCATGAGATTATAACTCATTGCATCTTTTCAATCCCCCTTTTACCATGTCTTTCATATGTGAGAATATTTGGAGGTCGTGCTTGACTCAGTAGGGAGCACTAGTCGCACTCATGTCCATAGAAAAAAAATTGCGAACATTTTCACAATTTTGAATTACAATGAACAACACCTTTGTTGTGTTACAACTCGTTACGCGACCATTGCAATGTAAATTGTTAACTTGAAAAATGCTCATTTAATCATAGCAATTAGAATATtctaaaacatatattttaaaaaaatcttataatTGACCTTTTAGAAcattttatatatctatatatatatatatatatatatatatatatatatatatatatatatatatatatatatatatatatatatatatatatatatatagggtcaagtTCCAGAGAGAACCAAGcctatatgagaaccgtgagaaccagtCTCTCCGataaaaatgttactttttcacagaaaatgtgttacttttagacaaaaaattgttacttttgtttttaaaaaaatcttatacTTCttggcaaaaaagtgttactttcagaaaaaaatataaatacaaagtaacacgtttttttcgaaaagtaacaccttttttgTAAAAAGTAACCCCATTATGTGagctttttttagaatttttttcttGAAGTAACACTTATTTGCCTAAAAATATcatcttttttttcaaaaaaaataacatttttttgcctaaaagtaacacctttttagtgaaaaagtaacactttttttgtCAAGCAGATTGGtgctcatataaggatggttctcacttgaacttcttcctatatatatatatatatatatatatatatatatatatatatatatatatatatatatatatatatatatatatatatatatatataagttctAATGAGAACCATCCATATATGAAAACCATGAATACCAATTTGTCTaacaaaaaagtgttatttttttattaaaaaagactttacttttaggcaaaaaagtgCTACTTCTTTTTATGAAAAAGGTGGTActtttaagcaaaaaaaaaaagtgacactcagaaaaaatattttttaaaaaaaatattgagcAAAACACTAACGAAAAAAGTGTtgctttttacataaaaaggtATTACTTTTCGAATAAAACGTGTTATTTTTTAGAGATTAATGAAcaagaaaaaattgaaaaaaataatataaaatttagctttacataaaaaggtgttaagacaaaaaattattacttttagACAAATGTtactttatattaaatttttttttgaaaagtttttttttctgaaagtaacacttttttgctaaaatATACCGctctttttattaaaaagaaaCACTTTTTTTGCCCAAAAGTATCACCTTTTTAGTtaaaaagtattactttttGTCGGACAGATTGGTTTTCACGGTTATCATATAAACTTGGTTTTCACTGGATATAAGATTATAGTGGATAATATGTTAGAATAACAACTTATAATGGTTGTTACTCCATAACTTTAAATCACGAGTTACGAGGTTTTGTAGAACAATAATCTCTAAGTCCATAATAAAGTAGCCGTTACGTAACACAACTACCTCATTTTTTATTCCATGCTCCGTCCAATTCATCATGAAGTAGAAGACTTCAATCAAATCGAACGCAAACTATATGACatgaaaaaaaagatttttgtattttaaatgtCACATCATTGAGAAGTTCAAGTTTTAAAAAATCGAAAAGGAAAGATGAAAGAGAAGTAGATGTAGAAGATGGACATGAATTAAAAAATGTATCTAAAATAAAGTCTAACAAGAAACTAAAGGACCGGAaatataaaagagaaaaaaataacaaattaatggGTCCATCACAAGcaataaagaagaaaaagatattagataaaaagaaaaaaacccataaaaagaATAAGATAGAATGAGAGTAAAGAGTAATGAGTGAAGActgaagagagagaaaggaaaaaaagattgaagacttcaaagagagagaagaagaccgttgaatagagagaaaaaaaagattgaagacttcaaagagagagaagaaGACCGAGAACTTCACAGAGAAGAAAGAAGATTATAGACTTCAAAGAGAGACCACCAAAAGCTCTTTTTGACAAACAGAAGAAAGAAACATGAAAAGACGAATTTATtccttaaataatatttaaaagcaTCAAAATTCTCAACGTAATGACACATAAATTTTGATTCCTCCAATAACATTCACGTAGAATTGGGTTTCGCGTGCAGTATCAAAGTAACTACGTAACATTGTTAGTAGTTTATGTATGGAACTGCCAACACTGTTAGCGGTTTCCTTAGTCGATTAAACTTCCATTGAAGTGGGTTTAggctaaaaaaaagtaaaactgGTAACAGTGTTAGCGACATAGTGAAAAAACAAGATCGCATCATATTGTATCAAACGtatcgtaaaggttttcaaatgaAATGAATCGTGATCATAgcaaaggtgtaaaaaaaccgtATTTTAGGTGGTTTTACGCGAATATTTCATGGCCTGGGCCGATATATAGCAGTACGGTAACACATCATCCCTTTTACTAGATCACCGTGTCTGTTACCGCATTTTCACACTATAACGGTTccataattttaagaaaaaccGCTAATGGTGTTAGCATGTGATTTGTTTTCACCTTAACCCAATTCAATGGATACATAGAACTGCTAACAATGTTAGTGGTTCTTTAGTAAAGCCCCTAACATTGTTGCTGGCTTTATGTTGACTTGTTGAGCTTTTACGTAATCTCTAACAACATTAGGGACACGCTAAGAATGTATGTGGTTTaatccaaaaataaatcaatgaagTAACAGTGCAACATTTCATGTAAAAACTTTTACTAGATAACTAAATCAAAAGAATGCATCCTAAATTCAAATAGCACATGGGGCTCAAACTTACCGTATTGTGTGGTTCCAATTCAGAATCAAACGGAACATCAAATGGATTACCAGACATCTTTTGAACATTGGCTATTTCACTCTGCCAAAATCAGAAAGACAATTCATAAATTTTGGAAAATTGTGCACACATTCATAATCTAAAGTTAGAAACGAAAGACAATACACCAACCATGAAAGGATGGTTCGGTTCAATAAATGAAGATCCTGAAGTAACATTAGACGGTAAAATAGGAAATGAGAATCCTTCAACAGAAGCTGTTTTCTGAATCCCATCAATAACAGAATCCTTCCAGAATAGAATGCAAAACACATGTCAAATAATAATCCATCAATACCACCTTTAGGAAACCTagatataataagaaaatttaaGATGGATCTCATAACATGCCGTTGAGAAATAAGGAAATccaatcataaaaatattatcaCCTCGGAAGTTTTCAGATCACTTCTTAAGGATGTAATGTCAGTAGAAACTTGCAAGTTTATGCCTTGTTCATTGGCGTCTTCAAAGGCCTTCCACATCTGTCATTGATGAGAATCAAAGAAACATAATCAATTTCTACTTAATCAGATAAAAAATATCTATTGGTAAATTTACATCTGAAAACAAAGAACACCACCACTTCCTAAAATAAAGCAAAGGCAACATGAAAGAACAGCACCAGAAAAACATTTTTTCCAAATCTCAACCAATCCGatcgaagaagaagaagacagatAACAAATTGCAGAAGAATTCTTAGCATGATAAGGGAACTCCCATCAACCACATCAAAATCTCTAAATCCCTCAATCGCCAGATGCTTCATGTTTTCAAGAGTCATATTCAGGAACTCACCTGACTACTTGGCACGTtggaaggatcataaacattcTGTGCGCCTTCATTCCATGGATCCGACACCAAAGAGGGAGGTGATCGAACATTAGAACTATAAAAGTTCGGCCAATGCAACCCATCATTTGAGGGGGAAACAGAATTTGGAAATGCTAAGGAAATCCCAGCCTTGGATCCAGCTCCTGATCCAGCAGTGCTTAAGGTAACAGTACTAACTGGACTGGGCTTAGGCAAATCAAATGTAGCCCACCCCTCATTAATGATTGGTTCTGATGGCTCCGACACCTTTTGGTTTGACTCCTGACAAGGTGGATTCTGAGATGAATGAGAAAGAAAAGCTGAAGATGAGGAATAAAAGGCTTGTGGAAAATTTTGATTCACAACAGAAGAATCTGCAGCTGATTGAAATAAATCCGTCGATGCAACAAATCCATCTTTTGGTGCTTGAAAAAAATCACACCCCGAAACGGAATTTGATGCTGACACTGTCGGTGCTTCCTCAAAAAGATCCAATCCACCAAAATTTTCAGCACGCAACTGTGATGTTGAAGGAATGGTAGAGACTTTATTTTGAGAGGTGGCATTTGAGTGATTGGGCTCAACTTCGAATAAAGTACCAGAACCTGTTGACTGAAGAGATACAGAGTTCTTCTCATATGATCCAACACTACCTGAAGACACAGTCCTCTGCAGGAAAACATTGATAACAACTGTAAGCATGGAAATAATGAACCTGAATACAAATGTACATTATCTTCAAATATAGCATAAATACCACAAAGATTTATCAAACTAAAACTATGATAATCTGGAGCAAGTTAGCAATGAATTTCAATAATCACAAATACCAGCAAAGACTATAGTGCAAAAAAGTGGTTTCCGTTTGCgatcttaattttaaaaaacgcAAGGCAGTGTAAGGCGCTAAGCACTCCAAGCGTTAGGAGAAGGCGTAAGCTTTTAGGTTTGAGGTGCCCCAaaacccaaataaaaaaatcaaattcagaagtaacaaaaaattattaaaaaaaaattttaaaaaaaaaaaaaaagaaaagaaaccaAACCTAGAAAAACCCATAAGagaaataaagaaaagagaagagaaacaAAGAAGATGAATTGAGAAAGCATATGTAGTAGGCGCCCACATCCATAgcgtaaaaacaaggccgcatctcATCGCATTGGTCGCGTTATAAAGGTTTTCAAGACAAACGAACCCATATTTCTTGCgtcgtaaaggtgtaaaaaaaaccgCGATTTGGGCCGTTCaaagaatttcttataattcAACCGATATTAGGAGGTACAATAACATCAAACTTCTACCGCAATCGCGACCGCATTTTTACACTGCCCGCTTCAATTGGGCTTTATCTAAGACTAAGATCAAAAATCACTCTAAGATGCTCTACTCAGGTATCATGAAGCGCTCTTAGGCGCTCACCTTACAAAATCGCCTCCTAGCCCTATCAAGGCACCTAGCCATCATCTAGCCCTATCAAGTTGCTTGGTCATCATTGGCCCAAAGAGCTCACCATAGGCAAGCTTCTCACAATTAAGGTTGCGCTTGTGATAGTAATCACAATGATGTGGTTTTAGGGGTGATACGAGTTGAGAATAAGGGCATGTTCCCTTGGACTACTAACAACTCAACTAAACTAGAGTCTTAAGTGATGTGGTAAAtggaaatttaaatttctagtAGTTGGAGTATTGGGGAGGATAGGCCCTAAGTCCATACTCCATAGCTCTAGCCTCCAAGTGACTAAACAATTCATTGGTCATAACCAATAGTTACAAGAAACTGAAAACACCCATTGAATCTTGCTTTGGAATCTTTGTTTTTGAAACTAAATAAACGTTTTTTAAACTACATTCCCCAAATGATTTTTTCCCAAGCCCAAAAccatatataatactataaacccttcttttattttcttttttacccttgtcttttcattttagtcattttcttttcttaccttCTTTTactaatttgttaaaaaaaaattatacctacATTTTTCATGTTTtgaaaactcaaaaattaatgtttcttgtttctgtttctgtttgTCGTATCAAATCATATTTTGTTTCTGATAACATTGGTCATTGCATTATCTGCTAACAAGCCCCTCTCGTTGAAACCACTCTTCCAAACCTCCTTgaaaattcttttccatgattttttttaattaggcaCTTAAATTCAAAAGGTGAGAGGTTAATTGAGGCGCATAAGGTACCTAAAGCTTAGGAACAAGGAGCAAAGTAAAAGTGTGAGCTTTTTGTAgacaaaacaaattttttgttCTTACAAAATAACTTAAAGCATATTTAGCACTCAAAACAATATGATATTTACATTATAATTGCATATATGATATAAAACATTTGCTATCTTTGTAGTCAGTAATATAGtgaaaaatgtagcaaaatgGTACCTATACccacattttaaattaatttatctaGTTATCACATTATCATCAAAGAGAAACGACAAAATGAAGAACCCAAACGAATAGAATATAACTAAAGAATTCGAAATAAATAAGACAGAAAAATCAAAGAAGTGGAAATTTGAAAGAAaggaaatcaaaagaaaaacaagcaaaaaaagTAGACAGAAAGTAGAAGAAAAATAAACTTGAAAGAAGAAGATACCCaaacaaagaagaaaataagaaaTCGAAGACTCCATAGGAAGAGgagaaaaatgatgaagaatcctCAAGAAAgaagataaaagaaaagaattttttttcttttttttaaaaaagaaaaagaggtaccTAGTGCCTAATGGTGGAGGACGCACAGGCTAAAGATTTAAACTGCAAGtaaattcttatttattttttttcctcaatCTCTTTTTCTGTCTACAAAACGtaaatttcaaagataattcTATTTAAGTATAATTGTTCTATGGAAGgtcattaaaaaaaacaaccTTTTTCTCCCAAAAGAAAAACCAAAAGTACATAAAGCACAAGGCACAAAGGAGCACAAAAACACACGTCCAAGTCCAGATTAAGAAAAGCAATGTTTCTAGAGTTGTAAGGCGCATTTTTATAATTAAGCTCCAACATAAACTCTTAACATAAATTATAACTCCTACTAACAAATATAATGACGTGTACCAAGTCTCAAATAAATACAACCCAATCCTTTTAGAACTCTAACAATGTGTCCCAATCTATCTAGATTTATTTGGATTACAACTTGAAACCATATAAATCTCTAATTCAACCCGAACTCCTAAACTTAATCGAATCCTTTTCCCAAGTAAAATCCACCACCTTAAAACCATAAAACCTATTGATTCAACATGAAGGAAATATATAAGCATTTGTTATCATTTTTCTAACTACTAAGATAGTGCTAATTAGCACGAGATAGTGCCAAAACCCATATTCTAGAACAATCTATCTAATCTAAGTGTTATCACGTTGTTATCAGAAGGAGAAGAAAAAACTTAAGCACCCAAAAGAGAGAATAAAAAATGAAGgacataataaacaaaaaaaacaaaaaaaacaaaaaattgaaagaaaaagaaaaaaattaaaagaaagaacCAACAGAAAATTGAAGCTATAGAAAATCAAAGAAGAAAAGACAAAAAAGATGAAGACAAAAATTTCAAGCTAAACGAGAAGAAAAGGAAGTTGAAAATTcttaaagaaacaaaaaaatgaagaatCCATTAGATATTTAGTGGTGGTGGAGGCACCTCGAGAAAAGTCCGCTAACTTAAAAACCGTAAGGAAATCcatatttttccttatttctctttttctctttaCGAAAACAAGAGCAAATCATTGTCCTTTTCTATCACTCTCTTCAAAGACAATTCTATTTTGTTCTATGAaagattaataatcaatgttttctcaaaaaaaaaattaaagcacATGTAGTGCAAGGCGTAATACGTGTGGGccaacaattttttttgagCTTACGTCGCAAGCACGCCCATTGGGGTGCTTTTGAAAACTGAGTTAGGCAGTGAAAAATGTATGTCAGCATATACCAGGTTAATGAAATAATGATTTTTTGATGCCAATCCACCGAATAAACTAGTAAGAAATAAACAGAGTATCTCTATCTCATGTTTCCGTTTCAGGCATATATGACACATGACAATACAAACACCACATTTCCATATCATATAAGAAAGGCCAAAAAGACTTGTATCCAAAAGAACTGAATTCCCTAACTGGCCTTAGTAAACAAGAAATCCCAAAAGAACATCAGGTGAGCCTCATGGAGACATATAACTGGCATGCATGTGTCCACTCCTAATCCAACACAAGAAACATCACAATTGCCTATATACTTCCTAACAAGGATTATGGAGGTCTCATGAGAAGACCATGAGGGCAATTTCAGTTGTTAAATGAAGCTTAATTCATCAAGAGATGAATTGAGTTTTAACAACGAGAAGCATCATTAGAACAAATGCTTGACAGTAAATAAGGAATTGTGTGGATGTCCATTTCCACACTTGTTCTTCTTTCCAATTTCTATTGGGCTAGTCACGCTTTAGCATTAGATAAACAAAGTTCATTACAACATGGCCCTCCCATCTAGCAGGTGTTCTACGACATATAATCACACAATCAGAAAGCATAGTAAGTATAAACCAGTTGTGTTAGAAATATAACCTGTGGGCGTGGCAAGGGAGCTTTGTCAATGTCTCTCTTTGCATAAGTTTCAGTATAT
Coding sequences:
- the LOC130818736 gene encoding probable ADP-ribosylation factor GTPase-activating protein AGD14 isoform X1; its protein translation is MATKREEERNEKIIRGLMKLPPNRCCINCNNLGPQYVCTTFWTFVCMICSGIHREFTHRVKSVSMSKFTSQEVEALQNGGNQRAREIYLKNWDLHRQRQPNSSNVDKIREFIKAVYIDRKYAAGNNSEKPPRDMQSQMNVGDETRRASSYHSFSQSPPYDFQYEDRLKRKPIGSLTRKAASFIYSPGRFSEHFYEDRFANEGSSSRVSDYSMSSGGDPFKSGQQSPNLQKDDGFSSPNSDSSREIIDGLHRQTSSTYTETYAKRDIDKAPLPRPQRTVSSGSVGSYEKNSVSLQSTGSGTLFEVEPNHSNATSQNKVSTIPSTSQLRAENFGGLDLFEEAPTVSASNSVSGCDFFQAPKDGFVASTDLFQSAADSSVVNQNFPQAFYSSSSAFLSHSSQNPPCQESNQKVSEPSEPIINEGWATFDLPKPSPVSTVTLSTAGSGAGSKAGISLAFPNSVSPSNDGLHWPNFYSSNVRSPPSLVSDPWNEGAQNVYDPSNVPSSQMWKAFEDANEQGINLQVSTDITSLRSDLKTSEDSVIDGIQKTASVEGFSFPILPSNVTSGSSFIEPNHPFMSEIANVQKMSGNPFDVPFDSELEPHNTFLDMSTLQAALPSTPPPSSYIDGMNEPWFPPNHVPSPGGLPYMMAQVPSSQLQNVPAHGPAASFGGNPFA
- the LOC130818736 gene encoding probable ADP-ribosylation factor GTPase-activating protein AGD14 isoform X2 gives rise to the protein MATKREEERNEKIIRGLMKLPPNRCCINCNNLGPQYVCTTFWTFVCMICSGIHREFTHRVKSVSMSKFTSQEVEALQNGGNQRAREIYLKNWDLHRQRQPNSSNVDKIREFIKAVYIDRKYAAGNNSEKPPRDMQSQMNVGDETRRASSYHSFSQSPPYDFQYEDRLKRKPIGSLTRKAASFIYSPGRFSEHFYEDRFANEGSSSRVSDYSMSSGGDPFKSGQQSPNLQKDDGFSSPNSDSSREIIDGLHRQTSSTYTETYAKRDIDKAPLPRPQRTVSSGSVGSYEKNSVSLQSTGSGTLFEVEPNHSNATSQNKVSTIPSTSQLRAENFGGLDLFEEAPTVSASNSVSGCDFFQAPKDGFVASTDLFQSAADSSVVNQNFPQAFYSSSSAFLSHSSQNPPCQESNQKVSEPSEPIINEGWATFDLPKPSPVSTVTLSTAGSGAGSKAGISLAFPNSVSPSNDGLHWPNFYSSNVRSPPSLVSDPWNEGAQNVYDPSNVPSSQMWKAFEDANEQGINLQVSTDITSLRSDLKTSEDSVIDGIQKTASVEGFSFPILPSNVTSGSSFIEPNHPFMSEIANVQKMSGNPFDVPFDSELEPHNTFLDMSTLQAALPSTPPPSSYIDGMNEPWFPPNHVPSPGGLPYMMAQVPSSQLHILFSQ